A portion of the Salvelinus fontinalis isolate EN_2023a chromosome 32, ASM2944872v1, whole genome shotgun sequence genome contains these proteins:
- the LOC129831153 gene encoding uncharacterized protein LOC129831153 isoform X1 translates to MVSPRADRGTTAPVTVRPLWPLDVCGLCCMELKPDRNPQLLPCLHSVCRECVPLSDFKTECPVCGRQYTSSEIIDNPFLPSFTTDSKPWCGGCDEPVVCGWCVECGEPFCSDCVAAHKRVKLTRNHNVLPQLPPGFSRTALCPIHKREQMKLFCVTCDQLTCRDCQLTFHKEHKYQFAQDALQEQRKCLQYLIETARMQRGTVQQNLQDLDGRLSDLEDLQESVRTEVKDILKGIWSVLVKRAMQLSREMQDHCWKESECVTERQAHLRKLGERQTYVLAFTEKALKSEDRTSLLSCKRWIHSELQGVLGKNPSTVSTMKELKLHCGQDIHQTLGCFGEIVTKEVPFARLNLRKTLVCPIQIKPPKCSLEQQRNSRASSTLSPSSQETSSMSAGNAPLSQCQPTLMRSLSCPRSSPYPHEPERLSFYHFSPDSRGPSLQALSSSRSDSPLSLFSTSAVNATGPQRCAVNTENNDCSSLSGIALDTLVPYHGYQGGSSKSDLMGELVSRAFHVKRKAGDENVGSQIKRSCLQPLKVPADSSCERVPPIGAEKQAGDVAATVVIEREATPNITDQNATAPVYRQEATKASGSRQSHLVVGRSVKTANQVVLAPFTLPVTGNSVTWGMSPANATLFPGTVNTPPSFGCVRAVPPYLVLPDTLPTETDPVHTKSVNVTEIVQRDFSRTGNQPETVQTDSAFIGTVQTDSAFIGTVQTDSAFIGTVQTDSAFIGTVQTDSAFIGTVQTDSAFIGTVQTDSAFIGTVQTDSAFIGTVQTDSAFIGTVQTDSAFIGTVQTDSARAETLQNEIVQSNFNETETVQTDPVLTEPVYAVQTDTVQMEPVHSETVLTGIVQTATLQRDQALTDSAEIIQTDMSTTNEVSPNDTVNVVSVPSCTQEVELDLTLDLSNDFCSPIVEEDDNMADFDVSAADSIEETGCQASVGLNSRFPQVSLLWMPILDAHVSVPPARFRLVPGVKGQQTVVQVIQTDAPQPESPCSSMSSPDSLRSTHQLRPLLARRKHCTACRMSGNLTLCVVCGRRFHRECHIPPIYSLSTESWQCMLCRDLSDLVLLQDYSGTDGELCMSPSDQMRCERLLLILLCRQCRVVLYRPAKLSSRSSHYIDITMIRGRLLRKLVPPYCTPSEFVSDIWLLLHTLLKSVKSVDRLQAFFGKELGKTFEGTLHPSLLVNPHQGEAGRNAEQEGDKEKVTMRKNPRPLEVEHAGEDISRGT, encoded by the exons ATGGTATCTCCGAGAGCTGACAGGGGGACAACCGCGCCTGTAACCGTGCGACCACTGTGGCCCCTCGATGTTTGTGGTTTGTGTTGTATGGAATTGAAGCCTGACAGAAATCCTCAACTCCTACCATGCCTACATTCTGTGTGTCGGGAGTGTGTTCCCCTAAGTGATTTCAAGACAG AATGTCCGGTCTGTGGAAGGCAATACACTTCTTCCGAAATCATTGACAATCCTTTCCTCCCTAGCTTCACCACTGATTCAAAACCCTGG TGTGGGGGTTGTGATGAGCCTGTGGTCTGTGGCTGGTGTGTAGAATGTGGCGAACCGTTCTGTTCTGACTGTGTGGCAGCCCACAAGAGGGTGAAGTTAACACGCAACCATAATGTCCTACCCCAATTACCTCCAG GTTTCAGCAGGACGGCATTGTGTCCCATCCATAAGAGAGAGCAGATGAAGCTTTTCTGTGTGACTTGTGATCAGCTGACTTGCCGTGATTGTCAGCTAACCTTCCACAAGGAGCACAA GTACCAGTTTGCCCAGGACGCTTTACAAGAGCAGAGGAAATGCTTACAGTATCTAATCGAGACTGCGAGGATGCAGAGAGGGACTGTGCAACAGAACCTACAGGACCTGGATGGACG GCTGTCTGACTTGGAGGATCTGCAGGAGAGTGTGAGGACAGAGGTCAAGGATATCCTCAAGGGCATCTGGAGTGTCCTAGTGAAGAGGGCCATGCAGCTTTCCAGGGAAATGCAG GATCACTGTTGGAAGGAGAGTGAGtgtgtcacagagagacaggcccaTCTTAGGAAgctgggagagaggcagacataTGTGCTGGCCTTCACGGAGAAAGCCCTGAAGAGTGAGGATCGCACCTCCCTGCTATCCTGCAAAAGATGG ATCCACTCTGAGCTGCAAGGCGTTCTAGGCAAAAACCCCAGCACAGTGTCTACAATGAAGGAGCTGAAGCTCCACTGTGGCCAGGACATCCACCAAACCCTTGGATGTTTTG GGGAAATTGTGACTAAGGAGGTTCCGTTTGCTCGACTAAACCTGAGAAAGACTCTGGTTTGTCCCATTCAAATCAAGCCTCCCAAATGTTCTCTGGAACAGCAGAGAAACAGCAGAGCATCCTCAACATTGTCACCTTCATCCCAGGAAACCTCCAGTATGTCAGCGGGAAATGCTCCCCTCTCCCAATGTCAACCAACACTAATGCGCTCGCTTTCTTGCCCCCGGTCCTCCCCCTATCCACATGAACCAGAGAGACTGTCATTTTACCACTTTTCCCCTGACTCTCGCGGACCCTCTTTACAGGCACTATCCTCTTCCCGCTCTGACAGCCCTCTGTCCTTGTTCTCTACGTCTGCTGTGAATGCAACAGGTCCCCAGCGATGTGCTGTAAACACGGAAAACAATGACTGCTCGTCATTATCAGGGATTGCACTGGACACCCTTGTCCCATATCACGGGTATCAGGGTGGCTCCTCAAAGTCTGACCTGATGGGGGAACTTGTTTCCCGGGCCTTTCATGTCAAAAGGAAAGCAGGGGATGAAAATGTGGGTTCTCAAATTAAACGAAGTTGTTTGCAGCCCTTGAAGGTACCAGCGGACTCCTCCTGTGAGAGGGTTCCCCCTATAGGTGCTGAAAAGCAGGCTGGGGACGTGGCTGCTACCGTTGTCATAGAAAGAGAAGCTACACCCAACATTACGGACCAGAATGCAACGGCTCCAGTGTACAGACAAGAAGCTACTAAGGCTTCAGGCAGCCGCCAATCACATTTGGTTGTTGGCAGGAGTGTCAAGACGGCCAATCAGGTGGTTTTAGCTCCCTTCACACTCCCTGTCACCGGGAACTCTGTCACTTGGGGCATGTCACCAGCTAATGCCACTCTTTTTCCTGGTACTGTGAACACTCCCCCCAGCTTTGGATGTGTAAGGGCTGTCCCCCCATACTTGGTTTTGCCTGACACACTACCTACTGAGACTGACCCTGTCCACACAAAAAGTGTTAATGTGACTGAAATTGTGCAAAGGGATTTTTCCCGGACTGGAAACCAGCCTGAAACGGTGCAGACGGACTCTGCCTTCATTGGAACGGTGCAGACGGACTCTGCCTTCATTGGAACGGTGCAGACGGACTCTGCCTTCATTGGAACGGTGCAGACGGACTCTGCCTTCATTGGAACGGTGCAGACGGACTCTGCCTTCATTGGAACGGTGCAGACGGACTCTGCCTTCATTGGAACGGTGCAGACGGACTCTGCCTTCATTGGAACGGTGCAGACGGACTCTGCCTTCATTGGAACGGTGCAGACGGACTCTGCCTTCATTGGAACGGTGCAGACGGACTCTGCCTTCATTGGAACGGTGCAGACGGACTCTGCCAGGGCAGAAACCCTGCAGAATGAAATTGTCCAGTCAAACTTCAATGAGACTGAAACCGTGCAGACAGACCCTGTCCTGACTGAACCAGTTTATGCAGTCCAGACAGACACTGTGCAGATGGAACCAGTCCACAGTGAAACTGTCCTTACCGGCATTGTGCAGACTGCGACTCTGCAGAGGGACCAAGCCCTAACTGACAGCGCAGAGATTATTCAGACAGACATGTCAACCACCAATGAGGTATCCCCAAATGACACTGTCAATGTGGTCAGTGTCCCCAGCTGCACTCAGGAAGTTGAACTTGACCTCACCCTTGACCTCAGCAATGATTTCTGCTCTCCGATAGTG GAGGAAGATGACAATATGGCTGATTTTGATGTCAGTGCTGCTGACAGTATTGAAGAGACTGGGTGCCAGGCGTCTGTTGGGCTTAATAGCAG ATTTCCGCAGGTGTCTTTGCTTTGGATGCCCATCCTTGACGCCCATGTTAGCGTCCCTCCAGCCCGCTTCCGCCTCGTCCCAGGGGTCAAAGGGCAGCAAACGGTCGTTCAGGTGATCCAGACGGATGCGCCG CAACCAGAGTCTCCTTGCTCCTCCATGTCGAGCCCAGACAGTCTGAGGAGCACCCACCAGCTACGCCCCCTCCTGGCCAGGAGGAAACATTGCACAGCATGTAGGATGTCAGGGAATCTCACCCTGTGTGTCGTGTGTGGACGGCGCTTCCACAGGGAGTGTCACATTCCACCCATCTATTCCTTATCAAC TGAGAGCTGGCAGTGTATGCTGTGCCGGGACCTCTCTGATCTGGTGTTGCTGCAGGACTACAGTGGGACCGACGGGGAACTGTGTATGAGCCCTTCTGACCAAATG AGATGTGAGCGCTTACTACTCATCCTTTTATGCAGACAGTGCAGGGTTGTCCTCTACAGACCAGCCAAG CTCTCTTCCCGGTCTTCTCACTACATTGACATCACCATGATACGGGGACGGTTGCTACGGAAACTGGTCCCCCCTTACTGCACCCCGTCGGAATTTGTGTCCGATATCTGGCTTCTCCTCCACACACTGTTGAAGAGCGTGAAG TCAGTGGACCGACTTCAGGCATTTTTTGGGAAGGAGCTGGGCAAAACGTTTGAGGGGACCCTGCACCCTTCGCTGCTCGTCAATCCCCACCAAGGGGAGGCGGGGAGGAATGCGGAACAAGAGGGGGACAAGGAGAAAGTGACCATGAGGAAGAATCCGAGACCTCTCGAGGTAGAGCATGCAGGCGAAGACATTTCACGCGGGACTTAA
- the prf1.8 gene encoding perforin-1, protein MRVMKELCLLLLICWAGTLQCLAGSLRGKIPGKPQECKQAEFVPGYNLAGEGFDIVKMQRKGSYVIDMENWEREGDTCELGVNFYLGGVKQKLPAAMANWRALTDCKREVSSSIYESSESLINTTTSAVTNNWKLGLDLEMKGVKFNTIIGGTDSREATYVIAKSKQDRYSFTRHEVHCSIYRYSLVEDPPLHKQFLNSVKKLPTVYDLISKPAYRNLIDTYGTHFTSQVNLGGKVSAVTSIKSCQATMNGLTITAVKDCLDVEASLSYKFSASLTAELHYCNELKKKLGTNQSFNSMFSDRHSEIKGGVVNGGDLLFTGALNAKAYKEWLESLKTIPDVVHYSLKPLHFLLKSEHPAQPGLKKAVEEYILENALIKKCSESCQIGTRTSKRDHCACVCNSDQSIKSNCCPAGKGLARLQVYRLRAKGLYGDILTETDSFVEISYDKQVKLTEVIKDDNNPVWPESFEFGPIHINFATKLTFTVYDTDGAVWNKDVLGECSFDLRRGNVNDVCVFKYGTFFFSYTVQCAPSLGGSRCEEYIPSPMSASLAKVFHSRNGMLAGEKWRLELGRNTTNDAVDKFGLKRCHGE, encoded by the exons ATG AGGGTGATGAAGGAGCTGTGTCTACTTTTACTGATCTGCTGGGCAGGCACACTCCAGTGCCTGGCAGGGAGTTTGAGGGGAAAGATTCCTGGCAAGCCACAGGAATGTAAGCAGGCCGAGTTTGTCCCTGGTTACAACCTGGCAGGGGAAGGTTTCGACATTGTGAAGATGCAGCGAAAAGGTTCTTATGTGATCGACATGGAAAattgggagagggagggagacacttGCGAGTTAGGTGTCAATTTCTATTTGGGTGGAGTAAAACAGAAGCTTCCCGCAGCCATGGCAAACTGGAGAGCCCTCACCGACTGCAAGCGGGAGGTCTCAAGCAGCATCTATGAATCCAGTGAGTCCCTCATCAATACCACAACTTCAGCCGTGACCAACAACTGGAAACTTGGCCTGGACCTTGAGATGAAGGGAGTAAAGTTCAATACAATCATTGGAGGGACAGATTCCAGAGAAGCAACATATGTCATTGCAAAGTCGAAGCAGGACAGATACAGTTTCACCAGGCATGAAGTCCATTGTAGCATCTACAG ATATAGCCTGGTCGAAGATCCTCCTCTTCACAAACAATTTCTGAATTCAGTGAAGAAGCTCCCCACTGTTTATGACCTCATTTCTAAGCCGGCCTATAGAAACCTGATAGACACATACGGCACTCATTTCACCTCTCAAGTCAACCTGGGAGGGAAAGTGAGCGCTGTAACTTCCATCAAGTCTTGTCAGGCGACTATGAACGGACTGACAATCACTGCAGTGAAGGACTGTCTCGATGTCGAGGCCTCCTTGTCATATAAATTCAGTGCTAGTTTGACCGCCGAGCTTCACTACTGTAATGAACTAAAGAAGAAACTTGGCACCAACCAAAGTTTCAACAGCATGTTCAGTGACCGCCACTCAGAAATTAAAGGAGGGGTAGTAAATGGAGGCGACCTGCTGTTCACAGGTGCGTTGAACGCAAAGGCCTACAAAGAGTGGCTGGAGTCCTTGAAAACAATCCCTGACGTGGTTCACTACTCCCTTAAGCCCCTTCACTTCCTGTTGAAAAGTGAACATCCTGCTCAACCTGGGCTGAAGAAAGCAGTGGAGGAGTACATCCTTGAAAACGCCCTGATAAAGAAATGCTCAGAGTCCTGTCAGATAGGTACGAGGACCAGCAAAAGGGATCACTGTGCCTGTGTCTGCAACAGTGATCAGAGCATCAAGTCCAATTGTTGCCCTGCTGGGAAAGGCCTGGCCAGGCTGCAAGTCTATCGTTTGAGAGCAAAGGGCCTATACGGGGACATCTTAACCGAAACGGATAGTTTTGTTGAGATCTCATATGATAAACAAGTCAAACTCACTGAGGTGATCAAAGACGACAACAATCCCGTTTGGCCAGAGAGCTTTGAATTCGGACCCATCCATATCAACTTTGCCACCAAACTCACTTTCACGGTGTATGACACAGACGGGGCTGTTTGGAACAAAGATGTCCTGGGTGAATGTTCCTTTGATCTGCGTAGAGGAAATGTGAATGACGTCTGTGTGTTCAAATATGGCACATTCTTCTTCTCCTACACGGTGCAATGTGCTCCCAGCCTTGGAGGCTCACGCTGTGAAGAGTACATCCCCTCTCCTATGAGCGCCTCCCTGGCAAAAGTCTTCCACTCCAGAAATGGCATGCTGGCTGGGGAGAAGTGGCGACTTGAGTTGGGCAGGAATACCACCAATGATGCGGTTGACAAGTTTGGCTTAAAGAGATGTCATGGTGAATAA
- the LOC129831153 gene encoding uncharacterized protein LOC129831153 isoform X2: MVSPRADRGTTAPVTVRPLWPLDVCGLCCMELKPDRNPQLLPCLHSVCRECVPLSDFKTECPVCGRQYTSSEIIDNPFLPSFTTDSKPWCGGCDEPVVCGWCVECGEPFCSDCVAAHKRVKLTRNHNVLPQLPPGFSRTALCPIHKREQMKLFCVTCDQLTCRDCQLTFHKEHKYQFAQDALQEQRKCLQYLIETARMQRGTVQQNLQDLDGRLSDLEDLQESVRTEVKDILKGIWSVLVKRAMQLSREMQDHCWKESECVTERQAHLRKLGERQTYVLAFTEKALKSEDRTSLLSCKRWIHSELQGVLGKNPSTVSTMKELKLHCGQDIHQTLGCFGEIVTKEVPFARLNLRKTLVCPIQIKPPKCSLEQQRNSRASSTLSPSSQETSSMSAGNAPLSQCQPTLMRSLSCPRSSPYPHEPERLSFYHFSPDSRGPSLQALSSSRSDSPLSLFSTSAVNATGPQRCAVNTENNDCSSLSGIALDTLVPYHGYQGGSSKSDLMGELVSRAFHVKRKAGDENVGSQIKRSCLQPLKVPADSSCERVPPIGAEKQAGDVAATVVIEREATPNITDQNATAPVYRQEATKASGSRQSHLVVGRSVKTANQVVLAPFTLPVTGNSVTWGMSPANATLFPGTVNTPPSFGCVRAVPPYLVLPDTLPTETDPVHTKSVNVTEIVQRDFSRTGNQPETVQTDSAFIGTVQTDSAFIGTVQTDSAFIGTVQTDSAFIGTVQTDSAFIGTVQTDSAFIGTVQTDSAFIGTVQTDSAFIGTVQTDSAFIGTVQTDSAFIGTVQTDSARAETLQNEIVQSNFNETETVQTDPVLTEPVYAVQTDTVQMEPVHSETVLTGIVQTATLQRDQALTDSAEIIQTDMSTTNEVSPNDTVNVVSVPSCTQEVELDLTLDLSNDFCSPIVEEDDNMADFDVSAADSIEETGCQASVGLNSRFPQVSLLWMPILDAHVSVPPARFRLVPGVKGQQTVVQVIQTDAPQPESPCSSMSSPDSLRSTHQLRPLLARRKHCTACRMSGNLTLCVVCGRRFHRECHIPPIYSLSTESWQCMLCRDLSDLVLLQDYSGTDGELCMSPSDQMLSSRSSHYIDITMIRGRLLRKLVPPYCTPSEFVSDIWLLLHTLLKSVKSVDRLQAFFGKELGKTFEGTLHPSLLVNPHQGEAGRNAEQEGDKEKVTMRKNPRPLEVEHAGEDISRGT, from the exons ATGGTATCTCCGAGAGCTGACAGGGGGACAACCGCGCCTGTAACCGTGCGACCACTGTGGCCCCTCGATGTTTGTGGTTTGTGTTGTATGGAATTGAAGCCTGACAGAAATCCTCAACTCCTACCATGCCTACATTCTGTGTGTCGGGAGTGTGTTCCCCTAAGTGATTTCAAGACAG AATGTCCGGTCTGTGGAAGGCAATACACTTCTTCCGAAATCATTGACAATCCTTTCCTCCCTAGCTTCACCACTGATTCAAAACCCTGG TGTGGGGGTTGTGATGAGCCTGTGGTCTGTGGCTGGTGTGTAGAATGTGGCGAACCGTTCTGTTCTGACTGTGTGGCAGCCCACAAGAGGGTGAAGTTAACACGCAACCATAATGTCCTACCCCAATTACCTCCAG GTTTCAGCAGGACGGCATTGTGTCCCATCCATAAGAGAGAGCAGATGAAGCTTTTCTGTGTGACTTGTGATCAGCTGACTTGCCGTGATTGTCAGCTAACCTTCCACAAGGAGCACAA GTACCAGTTTGCCCAGGACGCTTTACAAGAGCAGAGGAAATGCTTACAGTATCTAATCGAGACTGCGAGGATGCAGAGAGGGACTGTGCAACAGAACCTACAGGACCTGGATGGACG GCTGTCTGACTTGGAGGATCTGCAGGAGAGTGTGAGGACAGAGGTCAAGGATATCCTCAAGGGCATCTGGAGTGTCCTAGTGAAGAGGGCCATGCAGCTTTCCAGGGAAATGCAG GATCACTGTTGGAAGGAGAGTGAGtgtgtcacagagagacaggcccaTCTTAGGAAgctgggagagaggcagacataTGTGCTGGCCTTCACGGAGAAAGCCCTGAAGAGTGAGGATCGCACCTCCCTGCTATCCTGCAAAAGATGG ATCCACTCTGAGCTGCAAGGCGTTCTAGGCAAAAACCCCAGCACAGTGTCTACAATGAAGGAGCTGAAGCTCCACTGTGGCCAGGACATCCACCAAACCCTTGGATGTTTTG GGGAAATTGTGACTAAGGAGGTTCCGTTTGCTCGACTAAACCTGAGAAAGACTCTGGTTTGTCCCATTCAAATCAAGCCTCCCAAATGTTCTCTGGAACAGCAGAGAAACAGCAGAGCATCCTCAACATTGTCACCTTCATCCCAGGAAACCTCCAGTATGTCAGCGGGAAATGCTCCCCTCTCCCAATGTCAACCAACACTAATGCGCTCGCTTTCTTGCCCCCGGTCCTCCCCCTATCCACATGAACCAGAGAGACTGTCATTTTACCACTTTTCCCCTGACTCTCGCGGACCCTCTTTACAGGCACTATCCTCTTCCCGCTCTGACAGCCCTCTGTCCTTGTTCTCTACGTCTGCTGTGAATGCAACAGGTCCCCAGCGATGTGCTGTAAACACGGAAAACAATGACTGCTCGTCATTATCAGGGATTGCACTGGACACCCTTGTCCCATATCACGGGTATCAGGGTGGCTCCTCAAAGTCTGACCTGATGGGGGAACTTGTTTCCCGGGCCTTTCATGTCAAAAGGAAAGCAGGGGATGAAAATGTGGGTTCTCAAATTAAACGAAGTTGTTTGCAGCCCTTGAAGGTACCAGCGGACTCCTCCTGTGAGAGGGTTCCCCCTATAGGTGCTGAAAAGCAGGCTGGGGACGTGGCTGCTACCGTTGTCATAGAAAGAGAAGCTACACCCAACATTACGGACCAGAATGCAACGGCTCCAGTGTACAGACAAGAAGCTACTAAGGCTTCAGGCAGCCGCCAATCACATTTGGTTGTTGGCAGGAGTGTCAAGACGGCCAATCAGGTGGTTTTAGCTCCCTTCACACTCCCTGTCACCGGGAACTCTGTCACTTGGGGCATGTCACCAGCTAATGCCACTCTTTTTCCTGGTACTGTGAACACTCCCCCCAGCTTTGGATGTGTAAGGGCTGTCCCCCCATACTTGGTTTTGCCTGACACACTACCTACTGAGACTGACCCTGTCCACACAAAAAGTGTTAATGTGACTGAAATTGTGCAAAGGGATTTTTCCCGGACTGGAAACCAGCCTGAAACGGTGCAGACGGACTCTGCCTTCATTGGAACGGTGCAGACGGACTCTGCCTTCATTGGAACGGTGCAGACGGACTCTGCCTTCATTGGAACGGTGCAGACGGACTCTGCCTTCATTGGAACGGTGCAGACGGACTCTGCCTTCATTGGAACGGTGCAGACGGACTCTGCCTTCATTGGAACGGTGCAGACGGACTCTGCCTTCATTGGAACGGTGCAGACGGACTCTGCCTTCATTGGAACGGTGCAGACGGACTCTGCCTTCATTGGAACGGTGCAGACGGACTCTGCCTTCATTGGAACGGTGCAGACGGACTCTGCCAGGGCAGAAACCCTGCAGAATGAAATTGTCCAGTCAAACTTCAATGAGACTGAAACCGTGCAGACAGACCCTGTCCTGACTGAACCAGTTTATGCAGTCCAGACAGACACTGTGCAGATGGAACCAGTCCACAGTGAAACTGTCCTTACCGGCATTGTGCAGACTGCGACTCTGCAGAGGGACCAAGCCCTAACTGACAGCGCAGAGATTATTCAGACAGACATGTCAACCACCAATGAGGTATCCCCAAATGACACTGTCAATGTGGTCAGTGTCCCCAGCTGCACTCAGGAAGTTGAACTTGACCTCACCCTTGACCTCAGCAATGATTTCTGCTCTCCGATAGTG GAGGAAGATGACAATATGGCTGATTTTGATGTCAGTGCTGCTGACAGTATTGAAGAGACTGGGTGCCAGGCGTCTGTTGGGCTTAATAGCAG ATTTCCGCAGGTGTCTTTGCTTTGGATGCCCATCCTTGACGCCCATGTTAGCGTCCCTCCAGCCCGCTTCCGCCTCGTCCCAGGGGTCAAAGGGCAGCAAACGGTCGTTCAGGTGATCCAGACGGATGCGCCG CAACCAGAGTCTCCTTGCTCCTCCATGTCGAGCCCAGACAGTCTGAGGAGCACCCACCAGCTACGCCCCCTCCTGGCCAGGAGGAAACATTGCACAGCATGTAGGATGTCAGGGAATCTCACCCTGTGTGTCGTGTGTGGACGGCGCTTCCACAGGGAGTGTCACATTCCACCCATCTATTCCTTATCAAC TGAGAGCTGGCAGTGTATGCTGTGCCGGGACCTCTCTGATCTGGTGTTGCTGCAGGACTACAGTGGGACCGACGGGGAACTGTGTATGAGCCCTTCTGACCAAATG CTCTCTTCCCGGTCTTCTCACTACATTGACATCACCATGATACGGGGACGGTTGCTACGGAAACTGGTCCCCCCTTACTGCACCCCGTCGGAATTTGTGTCCGATATCTGGCTTCTCCTCCACACACTGTTGAAGAGCGTGAAG TCAGTGGACCGACTTCAGGCATTTTTTGGGAAGGAGCTGGGCAAAACGTTTGAGGGGACCCTGCACCCTTCGCTGCTCGTCAATCCCCACCAAGGGGAGGCGGGGAGGAATGCGGAACAAGAGGGGGACAAGGAGAAAGTGACCATGAGGAAGAATCCGAGACCTCTCGAGGTAGAGCATGCAGGCGAAGACATTTCACGCGGGACTTAA